ACAGGGTGCTGCGCTTCGTGCCGCCCCTCATCGTGAAGAAGGGAGAGATCGACGAGATGATCGCCACCCTCACGGAGATCATGGCGGAGATCTAGGACCGGAATACCCCCTTTCGCGAGGGAGGGGAGACGCAGTACCATCAACCTTAACGGGGAGTGACCCTGCCATGAAAAAAGACTTTCTCGCCCTGAGCCACTTCACAAAGGCGGAGCTCGACGACATCTTCGCCCTGACGAAGGACCTGAAGCAGAAGCAGAAAAACGGCATGAAGCACCACCTGCTGAAGGGGAAGACCCTCGCCATGATCTTCGAGAAGAACTCGACGAGGACGAGGATCTCCTTCGAGGTGGGGATGTACCAGCTCGGCGGCCACCCCCTCTTCATTTCCGGGAAGGACTCGCAGATCGGGCGCGGCGAGCCGATCAAGGACACTGCACGCGTCATCTCCCGCTACTGCGACGGCGTCATGATCCGCACCTTCGGGCAGGAGATCGTCGAGGAGCTGGCGCACTACTCCACCGTACCGATCATCAACGGGCTCACCGACCTGCACCACCCCTGCCAGGTGATGGCGGACGTCTTCACCATCATCGAGCACAAGGGGAGCTACGACGGGCTGAAGGTGGCGTGGATCGGGGACGGCAACAACATGGCGAACAGCTGGATAGAGGCTGCCGCCATCTTCGGCTTCGACCTGACCGTCGCCTGTCCGGAAGGGTACGACCCTGATCCGAAGGTGCTCGACTGGGCGCGGAAGAACTCCAGCTCGAAGATCACCCTCACCCGCGACCCGCGCGAGGCGGCGCTCGGCGCCGACGTTCTCAACACCGACGTGTGGGCGAGCATGGGTCAGGAGGAGGAGCAGAAGATCCGCGAGAAGGCCTTCGCCGGCTTCTGCCTCAACGAAGAGCTGATGCACTCCGCGCATTCTGACGCCATCGTGCTGCACTGCCTCCCCGCGCACCGCGGCGAGGAGATCACCGACGAAGTCATGGAAGGAAAGAACTCCGTGGTATTCGACGAAGCGGAGAACCGTCTCCACGTGCAGAAGGCGATCATGGCCACGCTGATGGCCTAAAACCG
The DNA window shown above is from Geomonas sp. RF6 and carries:
- the argF gene encoding ornithine carbamoyltransferase codes for the protein MKKDFLALSHFTKAELDDIFALTKDLKQKQKNGMKHHLLKGKTLAMIFEKNSTRTRISFEVGMYQLGGHPLFISGKDSQIGRGEPIKDTARVISRYCDGVMIRTFGQEIVEELAHYSTVPIINGLTDLHHPCQVMADVFTIIEHKGSYDGLKVAWIGDGNNMANSWIEAAAIFGFDLTVACPEGYDPDPKVLDWARKNSSSKITLTRDPREAALGADVLNTDVWASMGQEEEQKIREKAFAGFCLNEELMHSAHSDAIVLHCLPAHRGEEITDEVMEGKNSVVFDEAENRLHVQKAIMATLMA